One stretch of Halapricum desulfuricans DNA includes these proteins:
- the cofG gene encoding 7,8-didemethyl-8-hydroxy-5-deazariboflavin synthase subunit CofG, giving the protein MIPGADAHDVDIDIDEAAIERLLAVTPADVEAADELTFARNVFVPLTTACRYTCTYCTYYDPPGEASLLSPEEVREICRTGAQAGCTEALFTFGDDPDDRYTAVHDQLAEWGYDSIHEYLRAASEIALEEGLLPHSNPGDQTREQMATVADVNASMGVMLETTADVRAHSGPRSKSPGQRLATIRTAGELGVPFTTGILVGIGEDWRDRAESLLAIRELHERYGHIQEVIVQPVVENERWSSGSPDMATMRRATAMARAALPNEVSVQSPPNLAPVEDLLDCGVDDLGGVSPVTDDHINPEHAWPAVDRLEELAEEAGVPLSERLPVYDRYLEAGWCPDRIEAAIEANNDAGRRFRAVLNDTEW; this is encoded by the coding sequence GTGATTCCCGGGGCCGACGCCCACGACGTGGACATCGATATCGACGAAGCGGCCATCGAGCGACTGCTTGCGGTGACGCCGGCCGACGTCGAGGCGGCCGACGAGTTGACCTTCGCCCGTAACGTCTTCGTCCCGCTGACGACGGCCTGCCGGTACACCTGCACCTACTGCACTTACTACGATCCGCCGGGAGAGGCCTCGCTGCTCTCGCCAGAGGAGGTCAGAGAGATCTGCCGGACGGGGGCACAGGCGGGCTGTACGGAGGCACTGTTCACGTTCGGTGACGATCCCGACGATCGCTACACGGCGGTCCACGACCAGCTCGCGGAGTGGGGCTACGACTCCATCCACGAGTACCTGCGGGCGGCCTCGGAGATCGCGCTCGAGGAGGGACTGCTACCCCACTCGAACCCGGGCGATCAGACGCGCGAGCAGATGGCCACGGTGGCCGACGTGAACGCCTCGATGGGCGTCATGCTGGAGACGACAGCCGACGTCAGGGCTCACTCCGGCCCGCGATCGAAGTCGCCCGGCCAGCGGCTGGCGACGATCCGCACTGCCGGCGAGCTGGGGGTGCCGTTCACGACCGGGATCCTCGTCGGGATCGGCGAGGACTGGCGCGATCGGGCCGAGAGCCTCCTGGCTATCCGCGAACTCCACGAGCGATACGGCCACATCCAGGAAGTGATCGTCCAGCCGGTCGTCGAGAACGAGCGCTGGTCGAGTGGCTCGCCCGATATGGCGACGATGCGACGGGCGACGGCGATGGCCCGCGCCGCCCTGCCCAACGAGGTCAGCGTCCAGTCGCCGCCGAACCTCGCGCCCGTCGAAGACCTGCTGGACTGTGGCGTCGACGATCTCGGCGGCGTCTCGCCGGTCACCGACGATCACATCAACCCCGAGCACGCCTGGCCGGCGGTCGACCGGCTCGAGGAACTCGCCGAGGAGGCCGGCGTCCCGCTGTCGGAGCGACTCCCGGTGTACGACCGCTATCTCGAAGCCGGCTGGTGTCCCGACCGGATCGAGGCCGCGATCGAAGCAAACAACGACGCCGGCCGGCGGTTCAGGGCCGTGCTGAACGACACCGAATGGTAG
- a CDS encoding aldo/keto reductase has translation MSVPTATLPDGELPVVGKGTYRLDGETARTAVSAALETGYTHIDTAEGYHNEDEIGDVLADRDREDLFVTSKVLAKNLDYESVIDACESTLDRLGTEYLDLYLIHWPNPAISLRETLNAMATLHDRGLVRNVGVSNFSRYQLSAALHISDVPIAVNQIEFHPYLQRPELVEYCQANDVVVEAAAPLARTEVLDDPTIEEIAKKHDRTPAQVVLRWALDHDVVVLPRSTSEAHIRQNFELFGWELDPEDRRRIDDLDRDEPVYDVRGRSWDDDVWGIAE, from the coding sequence ATGTCTGTACCGACAGCCACGCTTCCGGACGGTGAGCTGCCCGTCGTCGGCAAGGGAACGTATCGTCTCGACGGTGAGACAGCCAGGACGGCCGTCTCGGCGGCGCTCGAAACCGGTTACACCCACATCGACACCGCCGAAGGCTATCACAACGAGGACGAGATCGGCGACGTGCTCGCCGACCGCGACCGCGAGGACCTCTTTGTCACCTCGAAGGTGCTGGCGAAGAACCTCGACTACGAGTCGGTGATCGACGCCTGCGAGTCGACGCTCGATCGCCTCGGCACGGAGTACCTCGACCTGTACCTGATCCACTGGCCGAACCCGGCGATCTCGCTGCGGGAGACGCTGAACGCGATGGCGACGCTGCACGACCGCGGGCTCGTCCGCAACGTCGGCGTCTCGAACTTCAGCCGGTATCAGCTCTCCGCGGCGCTGCATATTTCGGACGTCCCGATCGCGGTCAACCAGATCGAGTTCCACCCCTACCTTCAGCGGCCCGAACTGGTCGAGTACTGCCAGGCCAACGACGTCGTCGTCGAGGCCGCCGCGCCGCTTGCTCGCACCGAAGTGCTCGACGACCCCACCATCGAAGAGATCGCCAAGAAACACGACCGCACGCCCGCGCAGGTCGTCCTCCGGTGGGCGCTCGATCACGACGTGGTCGTCCTGCCGCGGTCGACCTCCGAGGCACACATCCGGCAGAACTTCGAGCTGTTCGGCTGGGAACTCGATCCCGAGGACCGACGGCGCATCGACGACCTCGACCGCGACGAACCGGTCTACGACGTCCGCGGCCGCAGCTGGGACGACGACGTCTGGGGCATCGCCGAGTAG
- a CDS encoding DUF3450 domain-containing protein, which produces MSSEPADSNPESPTDDESNSPRLTIALPDGSTSVSDAIVTNREMLREPQEHGLATQEEITHLSEAIEGLSEKAQTATTQSEQTQASVDELQAVVERQRRQIEELQSMVSSLADILGTEAEWETFDDA; this is translated from the coding sequence ATGAGTAGCGAACCCGCAGATTCGAACCCCGAGTCACCGACCGACGACGAGTCGAACTCACCCAGGCTGACCATCGCGCTGCCGGACGGGAGCACGAGCGTCTCGGACGCGATCGTGACCAACCGGGAGATGCTGCGCGAACCCCAGGAACACGGGCTGGCGACCCAGGAGGAGATCACACACCTCTCGGAGGCGATCGAGGGGCTCTCGGAGAAGGCACAGACGGCGACCACCCAGTCCGAACAGACGCAGGCGAGCGTCGACGAACTGCAGGCGGTCGTCGAACGGCAGCGCCGACAGATCGAGGAACTGCAGTCGATGGTTTCTTCGCTTGCGGACATTCTGGGGACGGAAGCGGAGTGGGAAACTTTCGACGACGCGTAG
- a CDS encoding DUF7285 family protein, producing MSSVSSCSRCDRGQTEPIAALFAVVLVAIAITTYGGVLVELLPGQSDRAPTVATEERVWDELGGDGVYDAGTLSDPSSAIDHSVLPRGFSVSVDVTYRTDDGRKSDGRVVYTPDGNTDEYGSGEIPERADVITRPIPVRIAPGVVESGRLSVAVWKR from the coding sequence GTGAGCAGCGTGTCGTCCTGCTCGCGATGTGATCGCGGACAGACGGAACCGATCGCGGCGCTGTTCGCTGTCGTGCTGGTCGCGATCGCGATCACGACCTACGGCGGCGTGCTGGTGGAACTGTTGCCCGGGCAGTCCGACAGAGCGCCGACGGTGGCCACCGAAGAGCGCGTCTGGGACGAACTCGGCGGCGACGGCGTCTACGACGCCGGGACGCTCTCGGATCCGTCGAGCGCGATCGATCACTCGGTACTTCCCCGGGGGTTCAGCGTCTCCGTCGACGTCACGTACCGCACCGACGACGGCCGGAAGTCAGACGGTAGAGTCGTCTACACACCGGACGGGAACACCGACGAGTACGGGTCCGGGGAGATACCGGAACGGGCCGACGTGATCACCCGTCCGATCCCCGTCCGGATCGCCCCCGGCGTCGTCGAGTCCGGCAGACTGTCCGTCGCCGTCTGGAAACGGTGA
- a CDS encoding secretion system protein → MLAVLGILASLAPIEADPSDELTQAVAFIEAPYDPETVVRAGYGAGIVGVALGVGLSVFLPVPPPVAVLVTLAIALGSVHAVHELPGLLAAFKRTRALGDAPNLVGRVVLRMEIRPATETAVAFAAETGQGPLSESLQSSIDRAMGTPRTGLIAFAEHWAGDFPALRRSAHLLSTAENAPDGERARTLDRSLEAVLNGTREQMADFTSAIRGPTTGLYAFGVMIPMAMIALVPAAAMAGVPVSIWVFVVLYDIALPAVLIGVSVWLLVRRPVAFPPPRVDRDHPDVPDRLWLPLVVGLATGAIGYVVPSLGAVGVGYLSPVTAVGTGVGGFLLSYFDPITDVREHVRDVEEHLTDALYLVGRQVSEGEAVEAAIRQAGDRVPGETGEVFAQAAGIQKRLHLTVREAFFGEYGALRGVPSARAHGTASLLSIAADEGQPAGRAVVSMADHLEELQDVESEAKRQLSTVTGTLDTTAAYFGPLIAGTVLALADVINSTDSIGEFGAEPLATEPLGLVVGVYVLVMSVVLTALSVGLRHGLDRPLVGYRVGQSLLTAMALYVGSVVLVGQVM, encoded by the coding sequence ATGCTCGCTGTGCTCGGGATACTGGCGTCGCTAGCACCGATCGAGGCGGATCCGTCGGACGAACTCACGCAGGCGGTGGCGTTTATCGAGGCACCGTACGATCCGGAGACGGTCGTTCGAGCCGGATACGGCGCCGGCATCGTCGGCGTCGCGCTCGGCGTCGGGCTGTCCGTTTTCCTCCCCGTCCCGCCGCCCGTCGCAGTGCTGGTGACACTCGCGATCGCGCTTGGCTCGGTCCACGCAGTACACGAGCTGCCGGGACTGCTCGCGGCGTTCAAGCGCACCCGGGCGCTCGGGGACGCGCCAAATCTCGTCGGGCGTGTCGTCTTGCGGATGGAGATCCGTCCGGCAACCGAGACTGCGGTCGCGTTCGCCGCCGAAACCGGTCAGGGACCGCTTTCCGAGAGTCTCCAGTCGAGCATCGACCGGGCGATGGGGACGCCCCGGACGGGACTGATCGCGTTCGCGGAGCACTGGGCAGGGGACTTCCCGGCGTTGCGACGGTCGGCGCACCTGCTCTCGACGGCGGAGAACGCGCCGGACGGCGAGCGTGCTCGAACGCTCGATCGATCGCTCGAGGCGGTCCTGAACGGCACGCGCGAGCAGATGGCCGATTTCACCAGCGCGATCCGCGGACCGACGACGGGGCTGTACGCGTTCGGCGTGATGATTCCGATGGCGATGATCGCGCTGGTGCCCGCCGCCGCGATGGCCGGCGTTCCGGTGTCGATATGGGTGTTCGTCGTGCTCTACGATATCGCGTTACCGGCGGTGTTGATCGGCGTCAGTGTCTGGCTGCTCGTGCGACGGCCGGTGGCGTTTCCGCCGCCGCGGGTGGACCGCGACCACCCGGACGTCCCCGATCGGCTGTGGCTCCCGCTGGTCGTCGGACTCGCAACCGGGGCGATTGGGTACGTCGTGCCGTCGCTCGGTGCGGTCGGCGTCGGCTATCTCTCGCCTGTCACGGCCGTCGGAACGGGTGTCGGCGGGTTCCTGCTGTCGTATTTCGACCCGATCACCGACGTCCGCGAGCACGTCCGCGACGTGGAGGAGCACCTCACGGACGCGCTGTATCTCGTCGGACGTCAGGTATCGGAAGGTGAGGCCGTCGAGGCTGCGATCCGGCAGGCCGGCGATCGCGTCCCGGGCGAGACGGGCGAGGTCTTCGCGCAGGCCGCCGGGATCCAGAAGCGACTCCACCTGACCGTTCGCGAGGCGTTCTTCGGGGAGTACGGCGCACTCAGGGGGGTTCCGAGCGCTCGCGCGCACGGGACGGCGTCGCTGCTCTCGATCGCGGCCGACGAGGGACAGCCGGCCGGTCGCGCGGTCGTCTCGATGGCAGATCACCTCGAGGAACTCCAGGACGTCGAAAGCGAGGCCAAGCGCCAGCTGTCGACGGTCACCGGGACGCTCGATACGACGGCCGCGTACTTCGGCCCGCTCATCGCCGGCACGGTGCTGGCGCTCGCAGACGTCATCAACAGTACCGATTCAATCGGCGAGTTCGGAGCCGAACCGCTGGCGACGGAACCGCTCGGGCTCGTCGTCGGCGTATACGTGCTGGTCATGTCGGTCGTGCTGACGGCGCTCTCGGTGGGGCTCCGACACGGGCTCGACCGCCCGCTGGTCGGCTATCGCGTCGGTCAGTCACTGCTGACGGCGATGGCGCTGTACGTCGGTTCGGTCGTGCTCGTCGGACAGGTGATGTGA
- a CDS encoding DUF7283 family protein — MDLEAPADAWYVWVGVALVSVAAIGIALGLPSGPPPDAHAAANAVDRVAGSAHEATGTYEHDARSYWVDRERIAMRNEHGVTKATLAYGPVVPVEEDTELAAVLHGNSIAIAYTSQLRPSKPSQEQFHEDVEEAIAAVDSADPQWRSADGTLRVRAVEYELGGGEQRVVLLAM, encoded by the coding sequence ATGGACCTCGAGGCACCGGCCGACGCGTGGTACGTCTGGGTGGGCGTCGCTCTGGTGAGCGTCGCCGCGATCGGGATCGCGCTCGGACTCCCGTCGGGGCCGCCGCCGGACGCACACGCGGCGGCCAACGCCGTCGACCGCGTCGCCGGGAGCGCACACGAGGCCACCGGGACCTACGAACACGACGCGCGCTCCTACTGGGTGGACAGAGAACGCATCGCGATGCGAAACGAGCACGGCGTCACGAAGGCGACGCTCGCGTACGGGCCCGTGGTCCCGGTCGAGGAGGACACGGAACTCGCCGCCGTCCTGCACGGCAACTCCATTGCGATCGCGTATACGTCCCAGCTCCGCCCTTCGAAGCCGTCACAGGAACAGTTCCACGAGGACGTCGAGGAGGCGATCGCGGCCGTCGATTCGGCGGACCCGCAGTGGCGTAGCGCCGACGGGACGTTACGCGTGCGTGCAGTCGAGTACGAGTTGGGCGGAGGTGAGCAGCGTGTCGTCCTGCTCGCGATGTGA
- the mutS gene encoding DNA mismatch repair protein MutS, giving the protein MSEATGIVGEFFDLKAETDADVLAMQVGDFYEFFDSDAELVADELDLKVSQKSSHGSSYPMAGVPVDELTPYLKALVERGYRVAVADQREAGDGHEREIARVVSPGTLLSTTDADARHLATIVDGDGYGLAFADVTTGQFHVTTAVDGDELLTTLYRFDPVEILPGPDVRNDDDLLSRLRDRTDAALTLHTAEAFAPGRARHRVREQFGEGAIESVGVEAEEAVRAAGAILRYVEDTGQGVLASMTRLQAHGNGDHVELDATTQRNLELTETMQGDGTGSLFATIDHTVTSAGGRLLKSWLQRPRRDRPELQRRQSAVAALAEAALARDRLREVLGDAYDLERLASKAASGSADARDLTAARETLSLLPTVREIVAETDRLADSTLGDVLDRADLDRARELRETLETALVEDPPGTVTQGGLIREGYDERLDELIERNEAIEEWLEALPKREKRRHGITHLSVDRNKTDGYYIQVGKSETDAVPDSYEQIKTLKNSERYTIDELEDKERELLRIEEQRHDLERRLFEEVREAVAAHAELLQDVGRALAAVDAFAGLATHAVRADWTRPELTDGDEIAIEAGRHPVVERTTEFVPNDVRMDRDRRFLVVTGPNMSGKSTYMRQTALITLLAQVGSFVPARQARIGLVDGIYTRVGALDELAQGRSTFMVEMQELSNILHSAGEDSLVILDEVGRGTATFDGISIAWAATEYLVNEVGAKTLFATHYHELTELGDQLDPVRNVHVAVDGDPDSDGEEVTFLRTVREGPADRSYGVHVADLAGVPEPVVERSRKVLDRLRNDEAIDVRGGGGGTTQAVFDLSSGQFRGEGGGSASADGGSAEDAIAEQFGEHADEVLAALSELDVDETAPVELLSKVQGWQDRLEGP; this is encoded by the coding sequence ATGAGCGAGGCGACGGGAATCGTCGGGGAGTTCTTCGATCTGAAAGCCGAGACCGACGCGGACGTGCTGGCGATGCAGGTGGGCGACTTCTACGAGTTCTTCGACTCGGACGCCGAACTGGTCGCCGACGAGCTCGACCTGAAAGTGAGCCAGAAGTCCAGTCACGGCTCCTCGTATCCGATGGCCGGCGTTCCGGTCGACGAGTTGACGCCCTACCTGAAGGCACTGGTCGAGCGCGGCTATCGCGTCGCAGTCGCCGACCAGCGCGAGGCGGGTGACGGCCACGAGCGCGAGATCGCGCGCGTCGTCTCGCCCGGCACGTTGCTGTCGACGACCGACGCCGACGCCCGGCATCTCGCGACGATCGTCGACGGGGACGGCTACGGGCTGGCCTTCGCGGACGTGACGACCGGGCAGTTTCACGTCACGACCGCGGTCGACGGCGACGAACTCCTGACGACGCTCTACCGGTTCGATCCGGTCGAGATCCTACCCGGACCGGACGTGCGAAACGACGACGACCTGCTTTCGCGACTGCGCGATCGGACCGACGCGGCGCTGACGCTGCATACCGCCGAGGCCTTCGCTCCGGGGCGGGCACGCCACCGCGTCCGCGAGCAGTTCGGCGAGGGCGCGATCGAGAGCGTCGGCGTCGAGGCCGAGGAAGCCGTCCGGGCGGCCGGGGCGATCCTGCGCTACGTCGAAGACACCGGGCAGGGCGTGCTGGCCTCGATGACTCGACTGCAGGCCCACGGGAACGGCGACCACGTCGAACTCGACGCGACGACCCAGCGCAACCTCGAGCTCACCGAGACGATGCAGGGGGACGGCACGGGCTCGCTGTTCGCGACGATCGATCACACCGTCACCAGCGCCGGCGGTCGCCTGCTGAAAAGCTGGCTCCAGCGACCCCGCCGGGACCGCCCGGAACTGCAGCGCCGCCAGTCCGCCGTGGCCGCGCTGGCCGAGGCCGCGCTCGCACGCGACCGGCTGCGGGAAGTGCTCGGGGACGCCTACGACCTCGAACGGCTGGCGAGCAAGGCCGCCTCCGGCAGCGCCGACGCCCGGGATCTGACCGCCGCCCGCGAGACGCTCTCCCTGCTGCCGACGGTCCGGGAGATCGTCGCCGAGACCGATCGGCTGGCCGACTCGACGCTCGGCGACGTGCTCGATCGGGCCGACCTCGATCGCGCTCGCGAGCTCCGGGAGACCCTCGAGACCGCACTCGTCGAGGATCCACCCGGGACAGTCACCCAGGGCGGGCTGATCCGGGAGGGGTACGACGAGCGACTGGACGAGTTGATCGAGCGCAACGAGGCGATCGAGGAGTGGCTCGAGGCACTCCCGAAACGCGAGAAGCGGCGCCACGGGATCACTCACCTCTCGGTCGATCGCAACAAGACCGACGGCTACTACATCCAGGTCGGGAAAAGCGAGACCGACGCCGTCCCCGACAGCTACGAGCAGATCAAGACGCTGAAGAACTCCGAGCGGTACACGATCGACGAACTCGAGGACAAAGAGCGGGAACTGCTCCGGATCGAAGAACAGCGCCACGATCTCGAGCGCCGACTGTTCGAGGAGGTCCGCGAGGCGGTCGCCGCCCACGCCGAACTGCTGCAGGACGTGGGCCGCGCGCTCGCGGCGGTTGACGCCTTCGCGGGGCTTGCGACCCACGCCGTCCGGGCCGACTGGACGCGCCCCGAACTGACTGACGGCGACGAGATAGCGATCGAGGCCGGCCGTCACCCCGTTGTCGAGCGGACGACCGAGTTCGTCCCCAACGACGTCCGCATGGACCGCGATCGGCGGTTCCTCGTCGTGACCGGGCCGAACATGAGCGGGAAGTCGACCTACATGCGCCAGACCGCGCTGATCACGCTGCTCGCGCAGGTGGGCAGCTTCGTGCCCGCCCGACAAGCGCGGATCGGCCTCGTCGACGGCATCTACACCCGCGTCGGCGCGCTGGACGAGCTCGCGCAGGGCCGCTCGACGTTCATGGTCGAGATGCAGGAACTCTCGAACATCCTCCACTCGGCCGGTGAGGACTCGCTGGTCATCCTTGATGAGGTCGGGCGCGGGACGGCGACCTTCGACGGCATCTCGATCGCCTGGGCCGCCACGGAGTATCTGGTCAACGAGGTCGGCGCGAAGACGCTGTTCGCGACTCACTACCACGAACTCACGGAACTCGGCGACCAGCTCGATCCCGTTCGGAACGTCCATGTGGCGGTCGACGGCGACCCTGACTCGGACGGCGAGGAGGTGACCTTCCTGCGGACCGTCCGAGAGGGGCCGGCCGACCGATCCTACGGCGTCCACGTCGCCGACCTCGCGGGCGTTCCCGAACCCGTCGTCGAGCGCTCGCGCAAGGTGCTCGATCGGCTCCGCAACGACGAGGCGATCGACGTCCGCGGCGGCGGTGGCGGGACGACCCAGGCCGTGTTCGACCTCTCCTCGGGGCAGTTTCGCGGTGAGGGCGGCGGATCGGCGAGCGCCGACGGCGGCTCGGCGGAAGACGCGATCGCCGAGCAGTTCGGCGAGCACGCCGACGAGGTGCTGGCAGCGCTGTCCGAACTCGACGTCGACGAGACGGCCCCGGTCGAGCTGCTGTCGAAGGTGCAGGGATGGCAGGACCGGCTCGAGGGTCCCTGA
- a CDS encoding type II/IV secretion system ATPase subunit: MSGPSTGTAARSVAASLGIEPLLSPILPDRDPPACTCTTTVEDGTLTVDASECSGDLAASTACRRTVVETMIDHGVTELIVRDRGLEYGYGERAIDLLAAAARFVDLLGDRHDRLAETAVTDPLSVADELRDRVDPIANVASRAGLIEAAAGIDDYEAVLTPTIGLSVGHYFVDQRVSEHASLRDVTSLETGTEARIYDRPEGTSLYALDLVDTDLDADQRRLVVEGYEAIANGLVDGRRLASEAIKHVADGSVDPRVTAVLEKHTSGYGVLEDFFADSRVTDVYVTSPVTTNPLRVVVDGELLSTNVTLTRSGGGALASRVRKTSGRSFSRANPTVDATASLHNGTGIRVAGVTDPVADGVAFAFRERADDAFTLPALVANGTLTAGAAAFLSVAVERNAATLIAGTRGAGKTTLLGTLLYELPPGTRTVVIEDTPELPVEQLQRVDRDVQALRTGTGEGPEITAVDALRTALRLGDGALVVGEIRGEEAQVLYEAMRVGANANAVLGTIHGDGAADVYERVVSDLNVAPSSFGATDLVVTVQAYQTPTGRKRRLSRVEEVVVEDGDIRFEPLYEIDGDSATATDLIDRGESRLLGQLAKPTEEYADLLAHIDEREQLIAGLAADGTTDPREVAVAYGNRGTGQPANRPTAFELSG, from the coding sequence ATGTCCGGACCCAGCACTGGAACAGCCGCCCGGTCAGTGGCCGCGTCGCTCGGTATCGAGCCACTGCTTTCGCCGATTCTGCCCGACCGGGATCCGCCGGCATGCACCTGTACGACGACAGTCGAGGACGGGACGCTGACGGTCGACGCCTCCGAGTGCAGCGGCGATCTGGCGGCGTCGACGGCCTGTCGTCGAACGGTCGTCGAGACGATGATCGATCACGGCGTCACGGAGCTGATCGTCCGTGATCGGGGCCTGGAATACGGCTACGGCGAGCGCGCGATCGACCTGCTGGCCGCGGCGGCCCGGTTCGTCGACCTTCTGGGCGACCGTCACGATCGCCTCGCGGAAACGGCGGTCACCGACCCGCTGTCGGTCGCCGATGAACTGCGCGACCGCGTCGATCCGATCGCGAACGTCGCGAGCAGAGCCGGGCTGATCGAGGCCGCCGCGGGAATCGACGACTACGAGGCGGTCCTCACGCCGACGATCGGACTGTCGGTCGGCCACTACTTCGTCGATCAGCGCGTCTCCGAGCACGCCTCGCTCCGAGACGTCACGTCGCTGGAGACCGGCACCGAGGCCCGGATCTACGACCGGCCCGAAGGGACGTCGCTGTACGCGCTCGATCTCGTCGATACGGATCTCGACGCCGACCAGCGCCGGCTCGTGGTCGAGGGCTACGAGGCGATCGCGAACGGGCTGGTCGATGGTCGACGGCTGGCCTCGGAAGCGATCAAGCACGTCGCCGACGGGTCGGTCGACCCCCGCGTGACGGCGGTGCTTGAGAAACACACGAGCGGGTACGGGGTGCTGGAGGATTTCTTCGCTGACTCGCGCGTGACAGACGTGTACGTCACTTCGCCAGTGACGACGAATCCGCTTCGAGTCGTCGTCGACGGCGAGTTGCTGTCGACAAACGTCACCCTAACCCGCAGCGGCGGCGGCGCGCTGGCCTCGCGGGTGCGAAAGACCAGCGGCCGGTCGTTCTCGCGGGCCAACCCGACCGTCGACGCCACGGCGTCGCTGCACAACGGCACCGGAATCCGAGTCGCCGGCGTGACCGACCCGGTCGCCGACGGCGTCGCCTTCGCGTTCCGCGAGCGGGCCGACGACGCGTTCACGCTTCCGGCACTGGTCGCGAACGGCACGCTCACCGCCGGGGCCGCGGCGTTTCTCTCTGTTGCCGTCGAGCGCAACGCTGCGACGCTGATCGCGGGGACGCGCGGCGCCGGGAAGACGACGCTGCTCGGGACGCTCCTGTACGAACTCCCGCCCGGAACGCGGACGGTCGTCATCGAGGACACGCCCGAGCTTCCCGTCGAGCAACTCCAGCGGGTCGACCGCGACGTGCAGGCGCTGCGGACCGGGACCGGCGAGGGGCCGGAGATCACTGCCGTCGACGCGCTCCGGACCGCCCTCAGGCTCGGTGACGGGGCACTCGTCGTCGGGGAGATCCGCGGCGAGGAGGCGCAGGTCCTCTACGAGGCGATGCGCGTCGGGGCGAACGCGAACGCGGTCCTCGGAACGATCCACGGCGACGGGGCCGCCGACGTCTACGAGCGGGTGGTGTCGGACCTGAACGTCGCGCCGTCGTCGTTCGGTGCGACGGACCTCGTCGTGACCGTGCAGGCGTATCAGACCCCGACCGGCCGCAAGCGCCGCCTCTCACGGGTCGAAGAGGTCGTCGTCGAGGACGGCGACATCCGGTTCGAGCCGCTGTACGAAATCGACGGCGACAGCGCGACCGCCACGGACCTGATCGACCGCGGCGAGAGCCGGCTGCTGGGCCAACTCGCAAAGCCGACCGAAGAGTACGCGGATCTGCTCGCACACATCGACGAGCGCGAGCAGTTGATCGCGGGGCTCGCCGCGGACGGGACGACAGACCCGCGGGAAGTCGCCGTCGCCTACGGGAACCGCGGCACTGGTCAGCCGGCCAACCGACCGACTGCGTTCGAACTGTCGGGGTGA
- a CDS encoding TrkA C-terminal domain-containing protein, producing the protein MIPLAVVGDWTVRALVRILGFGLLAGVVTVLVAVAHRWYSRRRLAAGIGLLVGLSVPSAWLYIETVTGGPLVSPTPLFHRASGAYVLGVFVAAAVASAAGRRIGDRIARDVYDINDVDASGPAARLVRAGNLAVPVTLPDMIERLDGYEPVGEATRARLAGRTMLFPRRLAADELGDRLAGRIRDDFDVDHVHATVGPDGTVERFAVGARPSGLSPRVPPGVGAVGIVADPPASVGAGDPVEIRDDRGDTTRPVATGSVRATDGDVTTVAVDADDAYALEDGQYRLLVRPDGVDDARELAEHVWESDSTVTTVSVAAGDPMVGEFVGWLPGDVLLIEREEPIPFPDDSVTLQAGDSLYVLGTPSQHHRLADYDPDIDRTPPEAASTI; encoded by the coding sequence GTGATCCCGCTGGCGGTGGTCGGTGACTGGACGGTCCGCGCGCTCGTCCGGATACTCGGGTTCGGGCTGCTCGCGGGCGTCGTGACCGTGCTCGTCGCGGTCGCTCACCGGTGGTACAGCCGTCGTCGTCTCGCCGCCGGGATCGGACTGCTCGTCGGCCTGTCGGTCCCGTCGGCGTGGCTGTATATCGAAACCGTGACCGGCGGCCCTCTCGTTTCCCCGACGCCGCTATTCCATCGGGCGAGCGGGGCGTACGTCCTCGGCGTGTTCGTCGCCGCCGCGGTCGCCTCGGCGGCCGGCCGGCGGATCGGCGACCGAATCGCCCGGGACGTCTACGATATCAACGACGTGGACGCAAGCGGGCCGGCGGCGAGACTCGTCCGCGCCGGGAACCTCGCGGTCCCCGTGACGTTACCGGACATGATCGAACGCCTCGACGGCTACGAGCCCGTCGGGGAAGCGACGCGGGCCAGACTGGCCGGTCGGACGATGCTGTTCCCGCGCCGGCTCGCTGCCGACGAACTGGGCGACCGACTCGCCGGGCGCATCCGGGACGACTTCGATGTCGATCACGTCCACGCGACGGTCGGGCCGGACGGGACCGTCGAGCGGTTCGCGGTCGGCGCGCGCCCGAGCGGGCTCAGTCCGCGAGTTCCGCCCGGCGTGGGCGCTGTCGGGATCGTGGCCGATCCGCCCGCGAGCGTCGGCGCTGGCGACCCCGTCGAGATCCGGGACGACCGCGGCGACACGACCCGGCCAGTCGCGACCGGGAGCGTCCGTGCGACGGACGGCGACGTGACGACGGTGGCGGTCGACGCCGACGACGCGTACGCGCTCGAGGACGGCCAGTATCGACTGCTCGTCCGCCCCGACGGAGTCGACGACGCCCGCGAACTGGCCGAACACGTCTGGGAGAGTGATTCGACGGTGACGACGGTGTCCGTGGCTGCCGGAGATCCCATGGTGGGCGAGTTCGTCGGTTGGCTTCCCGGCGACGTGCTCCTGATCGAGCGCGAGGAGCCGATCCCGTTCCCCGACGACAGCGTGACGTTGCAGGCCGGTGATTCGCTGTACGTCCTCGGGACGCCGTCCCAGCACCACCGGCTCGCCGACTACGATCCGGATATCGACCGGACGCCTCCGGAAGCCGCGTCGACGATCTAG